In the genome of Halictus rubicundus isolate RS-2024b chromosome 9, iyHalRubi1_principal, whole genome shotgun sequence, one region contains:
- the Csul gene encoding protein arginine N-methyltransferase 5 — MSNQRSISCGLDFCAVPDISSCLFAANSSKYDFVFVPLIHPLYKREFISGAAKERVGPFTRPDIVLCSSDWNHLIIGKLSQHIKVDSKNLTLKRNSEETLNQEIALARHLGLVGITFRLMGGIEHNANLARIICDKVSNACTLQVWIQIPMENPVKQAYSYRNEECNSVESPWEWWNAFRIVCDYDRKIGVALIISHDLPEQEEIDRWLGEPIKCLIVPTTLFISNKKGYPVLSKAHQTLIKKFSVLEVQFVLTGANRHQNITYYHNYLEYLWKNCQVNGPVERFARGYEDYLQCPLQPLMDNLESQTYEIFEKDPVKYTQYQTAIYEAILGIANKSAGKTDNEDEKIVIMVVGAGRGPLVFASLNAAELAKKKIKVYAVEKNPNAVLTLQALERDMWIDKVSVVSCDMREWVAPEKADILVSELLGSFGDNELSPECLDGVQKFLKDDGISIPCSYTSYIAPVQSSKLYNEVRHCKDKDKHSLAHFETSYVVHLQNKYDIAIPQPLFTFKHPNKETAIDNTRYEIKTFDVQQNSVLHGFSGYFNAVLYKDIILSIEPSTRSPKMFSWFPIFFPIREPVQVKAGEQITVHFWRQCSSKNVWYEWCISKPISGPIHNPGGRSYNIGL, encoded by the exons ATGTCAAATCAAAGATCAATCTCCTGTGGTCTTGACTTCTGTGCTGTGCCAGACATTAGTAGCTGTCTGTTTGCGGCAAACTCGTCTAA GTATGACTTTGTATTTGTTCCGCTCATTCATCCATTGTACAAAAGGGAATTCATTTCTGGTGCTGCAAAAGAACGTGTTGGTCCTTTTACCAGACCAGACATAGTATTATGTAGTTCTG ATTGGAATCATTTAATCATTGGTAAACTATCACAACACATTAAAGTTGATTCGAAAAATCTTACTTTAAAGAGAAATAGCGAAGAGACTTTGAATCAAGAAATAGCATTGGCAAGACACTTGGGCCTCGTAGGAATCACTTTTAGATTGATGGGTGGAATAGAACATAATGCTAATCTAGCTAGAATTATCTGTGATAAAGTATCAAACGCGTGTACTTTGCAG GTGTGGATACAAATACCTATGGAAAATCCAGTTAAACAAGCTTATTCTTATAGAAATGAAGAGTGTAATTCAGTAGAAAGCCCATGGGAATGGTGGAATGCCTTTAGAATAGTATGTGATTACGACAGAAAGATAGGTGTTGCATTAATTATAAGCCATGATCTTCCTGAACAAGAAGAG ATTGACAGGTGGCTAGGAGAACCAATCAAATGTTTGATTGTACCTACTACATTATTTATCTCAAACAAAAAAGGATATCCTGTTTTGAGCAAAGCCCATCaaacattaataaaaaaattttcagtgTTAGAAGTACAGTTTGTACTCACAGGAGCAAATCGTCATCAAAATATTACTTATTATCACAATTACTTGGAGTACTTATGGAAG aaTTGTCAGGTAAATGGTCCAGTAGAAAGATTTGCTCGTGGATATGAAGATTACTTACAATGTCCTCTGCAACCGCTAATGGATAATCTAGAATCTCAAACGTACGAAATATTTGAGAAAGATCCTGTTAAATATACGCAGTACCAAACAGCTATTTACGAAGCAATTCTTGGAATCGCGAACAAATCAGCCGGGAAAACGGATAATGAAGATGAGAAAAT AGTAATTATGGTAGTCGGTGCTGGAAGAGGGCCACTTGTTTTTGCATCTCTAAATGCCGCGGAATTGGCAAAGAAGAAGATCAAAGTATACGCCGTAGAAAAAAATCCTAACGCAGTATTAAC ATTACAGGCACTTGAGAGGGATATGTGGATAGACAAAGTGTCGGTGGTGTCGTGTGATATGAGAGAATGGGTTGCGCCTGAGAAAGCTGATATTCTAGTGTCCGAATTACTTGGTTCTTTTGGTGACAATGAACTATCTCCGGAATGTTTAGACGGAGTTCAAAAATTCTTGAAAG ATGATGGCATAAGCATACCGTGCTCATACACATCTTACATTGCTCCTGTACAATCTTCGAAGCTGTATAACGAAGTAAGACATTGTAAAGACAAAGACAAACATTCACTGGCACATTTTGAAACATCATATGTAGTTCATCTGCAAAACAAGTATGACATAGCAATACCACAACCATTGTTTACATTTAAACACCCAAATAAAG AGACTGCCATTGATAATACACGATACGAGATTAAAACGTTCGACGTACAACAAAATTCTGTACTGCATGGTTTCTCTGGATATTTCAATGCAGTTTTATACAAAGATATTATTCTGAGTATAGAACCGAGCACACGTAGTCCGAAAATGTTCAGTTGGTTCCCTATATTTTTCCCAATTAGG GAACCAGTGCAGGTGAAAGCAGGCGAGCAAATAACTGTTCACTTTTGGCGTCAGTGTAGCAGTAAAAATGTCTGGTACGAATGGTGCATCAGTAAGCCCATTTCAGGACCTATTCATAATCCTGGAGGACGTTCTTATAATATaggtttataa